A single window of Cetobacterium sp. ZOR0034 DNA harbors:
- a CDS encoding DUF1858 domain-containing protein, whose amino-acid sequence MVTKDMNILEAVQKFPVISMVFKKHGLGCVGCMVAAGETLGEGISAHGLDADALVEEMNALIKESEAK is encoded by the coding sequence ATGGTAACTAAAGATATGAATATTTTAGAAGCAGTACAAAAATTCCCAGTGATTTCAATGGTATTTAAGAAGCACGGATTAGGATGCGTTGGATGTATGGTAGCAGCTGGAGAAACTTTAGGAGAAGGAATCTCTGCTCATGGATTAGATGCAGATGCACTAGTTGAAGAGATGAACGCTTTAATAAAAGAATCAGAAGCAAAATAA